The Megalopta genalis isolate 19385.01 chromosome 9, iyMegGena1_principal, whole genome shotgun sequence genome includes a window with the following:
- the LOC117224697 gene encoding uncharacterized protein LOC117224697, with translation MAYDPRDLKYPPDIHNHQHNQPNMNGYAYSGHPSHHVQQTDENRNENTCGNKEACPQITRQSSGTQTIQKVDAATMTDPLQIDFKLTSEYLARCSNTLGLPYVSKYEENGNNSTHNCQEVRPKIEYEVEPQHINGTLVYHCPECAYRFEDQTALHEHLEEHRQRPYICDICGASLKRKEHLDRHKQGHNKDRPYQCNMCCKAFKRNEHLARHMIIHSGSKNQVCTECGKAFYRKDHLKKHLQSHNSSKSKNPNSSQNNPNSQNNGEEGLSSFAMMMRQAGPPPFSILRT, from the exons ATGGCTTATGACCCACGCGATTTAAAATATCCACCGGACATTCATAACCATCAACACAATCAACCTAATATGAATGGATACGCATATTCTGGACATCCTTCGCATCATGTCCAACAAACGGATGAGAATAGAAACGAGAATACTTGTGGAAATAAAGAAGCATGTCCACAAATTACACGTCAGTCTTCTGGAACGCAAACCATTCAGAAAGTAGACGCAGCTACAATGACAGATCCATTACAAATAGATTTTAAACTTACATCTGAGTATTTAGCAAGGTGTTCTAATACATTAGGATTACCATATGTAagtaaatatgaagaaaatgggAATAACTCTACGCATAATTGTCAAGAAGTTCGGCCAAAAATTGAATACGAAGTTGAACCACAACATATAAATG GTACATTAGTCTATCATTGTCCAGAATGTGCGTACAGGTTTGAAGATCAAACTGCATTGCACGAACATCTTGAAGAACATAGACAGCGACCTTATATCTGTGATATTTGTGGTGCAAGTTTAAAGCGTAAAGAACATTTGGATCGCCACAAACAAGGTCACAATAAAGACAGGCCTTATCAATGTAATATGTGTTGTAAAGCATTTAAACGTAACGAGCACCTTGCTCGTCACATGATTATACACTCGGGTAGCAAAAATCAAGTATGTACAGAATGTGGCAAAGCTTTTTATAGGAAGgatcatttgaagaaacatttACAAAGTCATAATAGTAGTAAAAGCAAAAATCCAAATAGTTCACAAAATAATCCGAATAGTCAAAATAACGGTGAAGAGGGATTAAGCAGTTTTGCAATGATGATGAGGCAGGCTGGGCCACCTCCATTTTCTATTTTGCGAACTTAA